In the Muricauda sp. MAR_2010_75 genome, one interval contains:
- a CDS encoding tetratricopeptide repeat protein yields MKTRLFVLICLFFFCFALQAQKEERLDSLFKVYENQPDGIEKIETLDQLYYGVFHLRKPEDVLPYVKEQLQLSKTFNYKKGEGDALFNYGNYYRRIYTFDSAHYYFERAASIWEELDNNEGKFKTFNGLAKIEQLQGNFTKSLELYEKVMETAKNMKSGIRIVETNREIATIYMDKASYEIGIKYMLNGLRGLDSLEKPYLEKRADMLVGVGRIESLRGNDEAALPPLLEGLKIFEEQGNPLWQCITHTEIGYAYLGLDDIDKGIEHFNKSLEISISSGRKGFEAICYHNLGLANRKKGNLDVAEDYLNKSIALGKTTANNNVSSYNELGSLFLEKNQTAEAIENHTKAIQLADSIQSLAELKDGYEGRSLAYEKSGQFQKALEDQKQFIRLNDSIFNTAKSQQIEELRTIYETEKKEQQIVLLEQEAKVSRLQKMLLGGGLGLSVLVFGFGFYGIRQKLKRNELEKEKVDAELAFKKKELTTHALHLAKKNEVLEGLKQKAEELKQKEESKKGYQQLIRTINFDLQDDNNWENFSRYFEEVHKDFNSNVKAKYPQVTSNELRLLSLLKMNLSSKEIANILNISPEGIKKARYRLRKKLDITTEDSLQDLVLSL; encoded by the coding sequence ATGAAGACCCGGCTTTTTGTTTTAATCTGCTTATTTTTCTTTTGCTTCGCCCTTCAAGCCCAAAAAGAGGAGCGACTCGATAGCCTTTTCAAAGTCTATGAAAACCAACCGGACGGGATTGAAAAAATTGAAACGCTTGACCAACTCTACTATGGGGTATTTCATCTTAGAAAACCTGAAGATGTACTGCCCTACGTAAAGGAACAGCTTCAACTCTCCAAAACCTTCAATTACAAAAAAGGAGAAGGGGATGCCCTTTTTAATTACGGCAATTACTACCGCCGTATTTACACTTTTGATTCGGCCCACTACTATTTTGAACGTGCAGCATCCATTTGGGAAGAATTGGATAACAATGAGGGTAAGTTTAAAACCTTTAATGGACTCGCTAAGATTGAACAATTACAGGGCAATTTTACCAAGTCACTTGAATTGTATGAAAAGGTCATGGAAACCGCCAAAAACATGAAAAGTGGTATCCGCATTGTGGAAACCAATAGAGAAATCGCCACTATATACATGGACAAAGCGAGTTATGAAATTGGCATAAAATACATGTTGAATGGCCTCCGTGGATTGGATTCCCTTGAGAAACCATACTTAGAAAAACGTGCCGACATGCTGGTTGGAGTAGGTAGAATAGAAAGCCTTCGAGGAAACGATGAAGCCGCCCTACCCCCACTACTGGAAGGTCTTAAAATTTTTGAGGAACAAGGAAATCCCCTTTGGCAATGTATTACCCATACCGAAATCGGCTATGCTTACCTTGGTCTTGATGACATCGACAAAGGCATTGAACATTTCAATAAAAGCCTGGAAATATCTATTTCTTCGGGCAGGAAAGGTTTTGAAGCCATCTGCTACCACAATTTGGGATTGGCCAACAGAAAAAAGGGGAATCTAGATGTAGCGGAAGATTACCTCAACAAAAGTATAGCATTGGGCAAGACAACGGCCAATAACAATGTGAGTTCCTACAACGAATTGGGAAGTTTGTTTCTGGAGAAAAATCAGACGGCTGAAGCCATAGAAAATCACACCAAAGCCATTCAATTGGCTGATTCCATACAAAGTTTGGCCGAACTAAAGGATGGTTATGAAGGAAGGTCGCTTGCTTATGAAAAGAGTGGGCAGTTTCAGAAAGCCTTGGAAGACCAAAAACAATTCATAAGGCTTAACGATTCCATTTTCAATACGGCAAAGTCACAACAAATTGAAGAACTGCGAACCATTTATGAAACGGAAAAAAAAGAGCAGCAGATTGTACTCTTGGAGCAAGAAGCCAAAGTAAGCCGTCTTCAAAAAATGCTTTTAGGGGGTGGACTTGGATTATCAGTCCTGGTATTTGGGTTTGGTTTTTATGGTATCCGACAAAAGCTGAAGCGCAATGAACTGGAAAAAGAAAAGGTCGATGCCGAACTCGCTTTCAAAAAGAAGGAGTTGACCACCCATGCACTGCATCTGGCCAAAAAGAACGAAGTTTTGGAAGGTCTCAAACAAAAGGCAGAGGAACTCAAACAAAAAGAAGAATCAAAAAAGGGATACCAACAATTGATTCGCACCATTAATTTTGATTTACAGGACGATAATAATTGGGAGAATTTTTCACGGTATTTTGAAGAGGTCCATAAAGATTTCAACAGTAATGTAAAGGCGAAATATCCCCAGGTAACCTCCAACGAACTTCGCCTTTTATCACTTTTAAAGATGAATTTATCCTCCAAAGAAATTGCGAACATTCTCAATATTTCTCCCGAGGGCATCAAAAAAGCACGGTATCGACTTCGAAAAAAATTGGATATTACTACCGAAGATTCTTTGCAAGATTTGGTGTTATCCCTTTAA
- the pgmB gene encoding beta-phosphoglucomutase, whose protein sequence is MIKGFIFDLDGVITDTAELHYEAWKALADEMGWEFDREVNEKLRGISRMDSIKVIMEHNKVSLDESTIVELATKKNDLYVASLDKVTPEDYLPGARELLTHLRSEGFSVALGSASKNAEKVLQQLNATGYFDVIGDGNSVAKSKPAPDIFLYASEKLQLPPANCIVFEDAEKGIDAAKAGGFHSVGIGPKERVGHADIRFDTMKEATLFEVKSHFKELF, encoded by the coding sequence ATGATCAAGGGGTTTATCTTCGATTTGGATGGCGTAATTACGGACACTGCCGAACTACACTACGAAGCTTGGAAGGCATTGGCCGATGAAATGGGTTGGGAATTTGACCGAGAAGTCAATGAAAAACTGCGTGGTATCTCCCGTATGGATTCCATTAAGGTAATTATGGAGCACAATAAGGTCTCTTTAGATGAAAGTACCATTGTTGAATTGGCCACCAAAAAGAACGATTTGTATGTCGCCAGTTTGGATAAGGTCACCCCGGAGGATTATTTGCCAGGAGCACGCGAACTGTTGACCCACCTGAGAAGTGAGGGATTCAGCGTTGCCTTGGGAAGTGCCAGCAAAAATGCAGAAAAAGTGCTACAGCAACTCAACGCAACGGGCTATTTTGATGTTATTGGCGATGGGAACAGTGTGGCCAAAAGCAAACCAGCTCCAGATATTTTCCTGTATGCTTCGGAAAAATTACAACTCCCACCAGCCAATTGTATTGTTTTTGAAGATGCCGAAAAAGGTATCGATGCTGCCAAAGCAGGAGGTTTTCATAGTGTGGGCATTGGTCCAAAGGAACGTGTGGGCCATGCCGATATTCGATTCGACACCATGAAGGAAGCCACTCTATTTGAGGTAAAGTCACATTTCAAGGAGTTGTTCTAA
- the guaA gene encoding glutamine-hydrolyzing GMP synthase has protein sequence MQNNVLILDFGSQYTQLIARRVRELNIYSEIKPYNKLPEDLSEYKAVILSGSPSSVRGDNAPHPDLSEIKGKKPLLGICYGAQYLSHFNGGSVAPSATREYGRANLSFVKGGEEFLEGLGEGSQVWMSHSDTIKELPEGGIRLASTHDVENAAYKIEGEPTYGIQFHPEVYHTTDGKKLLENFLVKIAGLKQDWTPDAFVETTVEELKKQIGDDKVILGLSGGVDSSVAAMLLHKAIGKHLHCIFVNNGLLRKNEFDSVLDQYKHMGLNVKGVDASARFLDALKGESDPEKKRKIIGGIFIDVFDDEAHKVENAKWLAQGTIYPDRIESVSASGGPSAVIKSHHNVGGLPDYMKLKIVEPLKMLFKDEVRRVGASMGMEDFILGRHPFPGPGLGIRILGDITAEKVAILQEVDAIFIDGLKKWGLYDKVWQAGAMLLPVDSVGVMGDERTYEKCVALRAVESTDGMTADWVNLPYEFLQKTSNDIINKVKGVNRVVYDISSKPPATIEWE, from the coding sequence ATGCAGAACAACGTACTCATCCTGGATTTTGGTTCCCAGTACACTCAGTTGATCGCAAGGCGCGTTAGGGAACTCAACATTTACTCTGAAATAAAACCGTACAACAAGCTACCCGAAGACCTTTCGGAATATAAGGCTGTGATTCTTTCTGGCTCACCTTCTTCTGTGAGGGGAGACAATGCTCCGCATCCTGATTTATCGGAGATAAAGGGGAAAAAGCCACTGCTGGGGATTTGTTATGGGGCCCAATATCTCTCCCATTTCAATGGTGGCAGTGTAGCACCTTCCGCAACGCGTGAATATGGAAGGGCCAATCTATCTTTTGTGAAAGGTGGAGAGGAATTTTTAGAAGGATTGGGTGAAGGCAGCCAAGTTTGGATGAGCCATAGTGATACCATTAAAGAACTGCCCGAAGGAGGAATCCGGTTGGCCAGTACCCACGATGTGGAAAATGCGGCCTACAAAATTGAAGGTGAACCTACCTACGGCATCCAGTTTCATCCTGAGGTGTACCATACCACCGATGGAAAAAAACTGTTGGAAAACTTTTTGGTTAAAATAGCAGGTCTGAAACAAGACTGGACTCCAGATGCCTTTGTGGAGACCACTGTGGAGGAACTCAAAAAGCAGATTGGTGATGATAAAGTAATTTTGGGTCTCTCAGGGGGTGTGGATTCCAGCGTGGCGGCCATGTTGCTGCACAAGGCCATTGGAAAACACCTGCATTGCATTTTTGTGAACAATGGTCTGCTCCGCAAAAATGAGTTTGATAGTGTGCTCGACCAATACAAGCACATGGGGCTCAATGTGAAGGGTGTGGATGCTTCGGCACGTTTTTTGGATGCCTTAAAAGGTGAATCTGATCCAGAAAAGAAACGAAAAATTATTGGAGGCATTTTTATTGATGTTTTTGACGATGAGGCCCATAAAGTGGAAAATGCGAAATGGTTGGCCCAAGGCACCATTTATCCGGACAGGATTGAATCGGTTTCGGCCAGTGGAGGGCCATCGGCAGTGATTAAAAGCCACCATAATGTTGGTGGATTGCCAGATTACATGAAACTAAAAATTGTGGAACCCCTAAAAATGTTGTTCAAGGATGAAGTGCGAAGAGTAGGAGCCAGCATGGGAATGGAAGATTTTATTTTGGGGAGACACCCTTTTCCGGGACCTGGTTTGGGAATCCGTATCTTAGGAGATATTACCGCAGAAAAAGTGGCCATTTTACAAGAAGTGGATGCCATTTTTATTGATGGATTAAAAAAATGGGGACTTTATGACAAGGTCTGGCAGGCCGGAGCCATGCTTTTGCCCGTAGATAGTGTAGGGGTCATGGGAGATGAGCGCACGTATGAAAAGTGCGTGGCACTCCGTGCGGTTGAAAGTACGGATGGAATGACAGCAGATTGGGTAAATCTGCCGTATGAATTTCTACAAAAGACCTCCAATGATATAATAAATAAGGTCAAAGGCGTTAATAGAGTAGTGTATGACATTAGCTCAAAGCCACCAGCAACTATAGAATGGGAATGA
- a CDS encoding LysM peptidoglycan-binding domain-containing protein, which translates to MKKYFLQLGFVVFLLASISVSAQNKYETHAVKEGETLQSISQQYRVTPYSILQANKEIKSAADVKENTILIIPLSGSVTVEKEKPKEEVQQEPKPIGFTRHRVRRKETLFGLTQKYEINEEQLKRYNTQLYSEPLKKGMVLQVPKYPEIDPNEERELDFETYIVQPKETRWSIAHKYGITVDSLLVLNPDLSKTSNYLAAGHELKLPRPKGDSLKEQKVEIFTSYTVPPKMTLYSLGREYGIPSDSIVRLNPEIMEQGGLKEGMVIRLPKKQDKAGVVNTDNYIFYEVKPKQNIFRLTQNLKMTREELFRLNPALENGLKAGMVLKLPKEKAEVLEVKNALVLDKINLLDSINVENRPKVVFMLPFRLDRVNVNDKEKTESQIKTRRDLTLSLGFYSGALVALDSIKKLGVSVDVKTYDTELSQAKVKEILFRENLQGVKAIIGPVASGALNEVAVQAASKNIPVIAPISSDSQFGHSNVFFSVPREEVLRDKMLSYMEKIYTDENVIIIADSTHQVAHDSILSKFPAAQIAKVIDNKSLHLDEFLIQLSEDKENWVFLETDQPNMVASVTSILNSANTASLTSEKETQINVRMFTTSYNNAFEDDAVSSTHLSNLRFTYPSLNREAGNDSFVRAYQKKFNGLKPDRYAVRGFDVTFDVLLKLAHKNNLFETSKIIGLTEYTGNSFDYFNNWTSGYFNRACYIMEYDNLEIKEVKLDDLKSNL; encoded by the coding sequence ATGAAAAAATATTTTTTACAACTGGGTTTTGTGGTCTTTTTGTTGGCCTCAATCTCGGTTTCTGCACAGAACAAGTATGAAACACATGCTGTAAAGGAAGGGGAGACCCTTCAGAGTATTTCACAGCAGTATCGGGTTACACCGTATAGTATCCTTCAGGCCAATAAGGAAATCAAAAGTGCTGCGGATGTAAAGGAAAACACCATTTTGATCATTCCTTTGAGCGGTTCGGTTACGGTTGAAAAAGAAAAACCCAAAGAGGAAGTTCAGCAAGAACCAAAACCCATCGGATTTACAAGGCACCGAGTACGAAGAAAAGAAACGCTCTTTGGACTTACCCAAAAATATGAGATAAACGAAGAACAACTGAAACGTTACAACACGCAGTTGTATTCAGAACCGTTGAAAAAGGGAATGGTATTGCAGGTTCCAAAATATCCAGAGATAGACCCAAATGAGGAGCGAGAATTGGATTTTGAGACGTACATCGTTCAGCCCAAGGAAACCCGATGGAGCATTGCTCACAAGTACGGTATCACAGTGGACAGTCTTCTCGTGCTTAATCCAGATTTGAGCAAAACATCCAATTACCTGGCCGCAGGGCATGAATTAAAATTACCCAGACCCAAAGGCGATAGCCTTAAGGAACAAAAAGTTGAGATTTTCACTTCGTATACCGTACCACCTAAAATGACCTTGTACAGCTTGGGCAGGGAATATGGTATCCCTTCCGATTCCATTGTAAGGTTGAACCCTGAAATTATGGAACAGGGTGGTTTAAAAGAGGGCATGGTCATCCGTCTTCCTAAAAAACAGGATAAAGCGGGAGTTGTAAATACGGACAACTACATTTTTTACGAGGTTAAACCCAAACAAAATATCTTTAGGCTTACCCAAAATCTTAAAATGACCCGTGAAGAACTATTCCGATTGAACCCTGCGTTGGAGAATGGGCTCAAGGCAGGAATGGTACTTAAACTTCCAAAGGAAAAGGCTGAGGTGCTCGAAGTAAAGAATGCCTTGGTGTTGGATAAAATAAACTTGTTGGACAGCATAAATGTGGAGAATAGGCCCAAGGTGGTGTTCATGTTACCTTTTCGGTTAGATCGAGTTAATGTAAATGACAAGGAAAAAACCGAAAGCCAAATCAAGACCAGAAGGGATTTAACCCTTAGTCTTGGGTTTTATTCAGGAGCACTGGTGGCTTTGGATTCCATTAAAAAGTTGGGCGTTTCCGTTGATGTAAAGACCTATGATACGGAGTTGAGCCAGGCCAAGGTGAAGGAAATCCTTTTTAGGGAAAACTTGCAGGGCGTAAAGGCCATTATTGGTCCAGTGGCCTCTGGTGCCTTGAACGAGGTTGCGGTGCAAGCGGCATCAAAAAATATTCCTGTGATCGCTCCCATTTCTTCGGATAGTCAATTCGGCCATTCCAATGTGTTCTTTTCGGTGCCCCGGGAAGAAGTGCTTCGAGATAAAATGCTTTCCTATATGGAAAAAATCTATACGGATGAAAATGTGATCATTATAGCCGATTCTACCCATCAAGTGGCCCATGATTCCATTTTAAGTAAATTTCCTGCGGCTCAAATTGCAAAGGTCATCGATAATAAATCTCTCCATTTGGATGAATTTTTGATTCAACTTTCCGAAGACAAGGAAAATTGGGTGTTCTTGGAAACCGATCAACCCAATATGGTGGCAAGTGTTACTTCAATTTTGAATTCAGCCAACACCGCCAGCCTCACTTCTGAAAAAGAGACCCAAATCAACGTTCGCATGTTCACAACAAGTTATAATAATGCGTTTGAGGATGATGCTGTTTCCAGCACGCATCTATCCAACTTGCGTTTTACCTATCCTTCTTTGAATAGAGAGGCGGGGAATGACTCTTTTGTAAGGGCATATCAGAAAAAATTCAATGGATTAAAGCCTGATCGTTATGCGGTACGAGGGTTTGATGTGACCTTTGATGTCTTGTTGAAACTGGCCCACAAGAACAATCTATTTGAAACCTCCAAAATCATCGGCCTGACCGAATACACCGGAAACAGTTTTGATTACTTCAACAATTGGACCTCTGGCTATTTCAACAGGGCATGCTACATAATGGAGTATGATAATTTGGAAATTAAAGAAGTAAAATTGGATGACCTCAAAAGTAACCTATAA
- a CDS encoding OsmC family protein — translation MTSKVTYNGNLRTTCVHIRSGNEYITDAPIDNNGKGEAFSPTDTVATGLANCMLTTMGIKAGNLEVDLNGSTAEVTKHMAADPRRIAKIEVKLELPKEVSEKHRKILENTARTCPVEYSLHPDIERVIDFHWVK, via the coding sequence ATGACCTCAAAAGTAACCTATAACGGGAATTTGCGCACTACCTGTGTGCATATTCGATCAGGAAACGAGTACATTACCGATGCGCCCATCGACAATAATGGCAAGGGTGAGGCCTTTTCGCCTACCGATACCGTGGCCACGGGGCTGGCCAATTGTATGTTGACCACAATGGGCATAAAGGCTGGAAATTTGGAGGTGGACTTAAACGGCTCCACTGCCGAAGTGACCAAGCACATGGCCGCTGATCCAAGACGAATCGCCAAAATTGAGGTGAAGTTGGAACTTCCAAAAGAAGTTTCTGAAAAACACCGAAAGATTTTGGAGAATACGGCAAGAACCTGTCCTGTGGAGTACAGCTTGCATCCAGATATTGAAAGAGTAATCGATTTTCATTGGGTAAAATAA
- a CDS encoding DUF922 domain-containing protein produces the protein MGKIIAIGCFVFLGFLGVAQEIEEGVPWNPNIRLTWADFKGKVPPAAEPAATTASGISYTYSANLLHHEVHLDYEVNAYFYPNESWYRPTLCDENTLSHEQLHFDISELFARKMRDRLERTSFSDDVKAEIRKIYKEILQELQDYQDQYDWETNFSRNREKQLEWNQKIAKALQEGQE, from the coding sequence TTGGGTAAAATAATCGCCATAGGATGTTTTGTGTTTCTTGGTTTTTTGGGTGTTGCGCAGGAAATCGAGGAAGGTGTCCCATGGAATCCCAATATTCGGCTCACTTGGGCTGATTTTAAAGGAAAAGTGCCTCCCGCAGCAGAGCCGGCTGCCACAACAGCCAGTGGCATCAGCTATACCTATTCGGCAAATTTATTGCACCATGAAGTTCATTTGGATTATGAGGTTAACGCCTATTTCTATCCCAATGAATCTTGGTATAGACCTACCCTTTGTGATGAGAATACCTTGAGCCATGAGCAGCTTCATTTTGATATTTCGGAACTCTTCGCTCGAAAAATGCGGGACCGATTGGAACGCACTTCTTTTTCTGATGATGTAAAAGCTGAAATCCGAAAAATCTACAAAGAAATATTGCAAGAGCTCCAAGACTATCAAGATCAATACGATTGGGAGACCAATTTCTCGCGAAACCGGGAAAAGCAATTGGAGTGGAACCAAAAAATTGCAAAGGCACTGCAAGAAGGACAAGAGTAG